The following DNA comes from Salvia splendens isolate huo1 chromosome 17, SspV2, whole genome shotgun sequence.
AAGAGTCACTCTTTCGACGTGAACCATGGATCGACTGGGGTCCGGGAATGAGAGAGaagtgatgcactttttattagcactaaaaatacctgcaagtatacagggtagatctagtgtaactaaaggtcagtaccgggatatcaaacacggggaatataattgcaaccGGCTATCATGTACTAATCGTCAAATACTAAAACTTCGtgacatggattcaccttcgggttttttaaacaaaacctaaactaaaaactaaaacaaaaatccTAAACTCACgatccaccacttcatccccccaaacttaggACGTGAGGAaactacaaaaaataaaacataccttGAAAAATTTCGCGTAGAGGTTAGACTGGAcgaaaattagaaaaattcGAAAAATCACGTTGGAAACTGGAATTTGGCAGAAGATTGTGCAAACACAGAATTTGACAAAGGACACATAAAATTGTACCCACACAAATTGTACTGATTTCTCAATTTGGGTTTTTGAGCTTTACTTCTACTTTCCCCGATGCATGACTTAATTGTAGATCTTCATCAAAATTAGTTTCGTCAGCAATACAAGGAATTAAATTAAAGAGAGAGAAGGTTTGAAAGAATTCACCAATTTTTTGAGTATATGAGAACTTAGTTCGAGTATCATATCGTGTTCCTTCTTCTCCCACTGTTCTATTGATGTTGTCAAAGCTTCCATAACAGTGTCCAATTTATGTTTGCTTTCAAACACCTCCTCTGCACGTCTCTTGCTTCTTTCTAAGAGCCCACTCATCAAGTCTTCAAGGCTCTCATATTCCCATGTCCTTGCCCATATCAAAAGTCTACTAAAACAGGACAAAGTCATTGTTGCGCTCCTTGCTTTCCTCAAGTACCtaggaaaataaaacaaaataaaaataaaattaaattaaataatattatactctaaattagtattatcaacctttctacaatatcagcttaaagcaataatattccccggcaacggcgccaaaaacttgatgcactttttattagcactaaaattacctgcaagtatacagggtagatctagtatagctaaaggtcagtaccgggatatcgaacacggggaatataattgcaactggctatcatgtactaagcgtcaaatactatctagagaaaccagagaattttagatttttgaaaataaaaacaatttaaagcaaataaacaacaaattgcAAGTAAATCACaaagataaaatatgagagataagggaattctaGGGATGCGCGTttacagttatggttatacaaattcctactacaataccctagcacagtctttacttcgatagaacgagtcacataagttttgcccatgcgacacaagcgtagattactaacactaggggcTTCAATCCTAGATTCGTAACTTCTAAAAactcctaagacccttataaagtcttcactctcaattaacaatgccgttttaagggaagttaattgtagtgtctactaagtggacctaactcgccaacctccactcacgattatgtagcaagttatattaattcatcaccgaacgcgtcactcaaacgtgaagcgttatccaacaacttagggaagaaacaaagtaaaaacaaaacggatattaaatagcaaaacggaattgtataaccaaagtagTTACTAACACATTCCTAaaaatcctatgagtttagttacacataattgaataagctaataacatagattgtagggaaGACAAAATGAACATAAGtgctaaagcaaataaaacccaaaggttgaatccttgtagctctTTGATGATCTATTGCTTGCACagaactttctccacagaactccgattgagatgatCTTGGTACCAACGCTAAGCTAtttcgaagaagaagagaatgacATGTAGAAAGCCCTAATCGGACTTCAGTAATGgtgaaaaatgagtttgaacaTGGGCTATCGTGCGCGAACATGCCCAGCGGGCGCTGGAGAGAGTCAGAACCTTCTGGAGTGATTTTCAGCGACCGCTAGCGTGCTGAGTTGCCTTCTACTCCAGCTTCCGAACTTTGACGTTTTATGCCATTTttagctctattttgcacatttctcacaaaacacgtcaaaatacataaatagataaaatatgcaaataatagacatgtaatgcaactttgacactcagaACGGACCACAaaatggccttaaaatagtgcaaaatccgagtgtatcaccattcttggagattggaacaaggcaagagaagactaaaGATTGCACAACAATTCATCATTGGGTTTTGTTcgttttttctttatgttttgtacTTTAATTTATGGTTTTTGCTATTTGTCTATAAGTAGCTAAACTATCAGATTTGGGTTGGAAACGCCTCGTACCAACACGGAGACGCATGGAGGATGTTGTTGTTGAAGAAGCTCGTGTTCGCTCGTGTTGGAACAGTGGCTAATTTAGAATCCACAGCCGTCAGTCAACCTCTTGAGATTGAGAATACACCTTCGAATATCACCTACAAAATAAGAATCCACCCTAACTATTTTGGCAACTCGAGTAATTATAGTATCCCATCACCGAGTCTCGAATGCTGCTATATGGGTGTGTGATCTAATACtaactaatttatagtaataactaatactccctccgtcccttaaaatttgGCACCATTTGAcctggcacgggttttaagaatgtaatagaaagtgagttgaaaaagttagtggcatgtgggtcctacttttatatattagttttaaaataaaatgtgagtgggaatgagctagtggaatgtggggtttactactaaaaatggtaaaagtgaaaggtgacaaatttttaaggacagacgaaaaaggaaataagtgacaaattttcagggacagagggagtaactaagatcaattttgtatgttaaaaatattaacacacaaacataaatttatcaatattcttgtgttgataaacttatgtatttgtattgatatttaaatttacatattgtattgatttatttatgtctttgtgttgataattttaatacacataattgaaagttattagttattactgtaaattagttagcacattaatgcaaccctaggggaatgatcaattgttaactcatcatttaattgctaactacaactaatttaagatcataggattttagaaatcttgtggtctacaatttgtcatgtgtaatttcatttttcattttttaatattaaaaagataatagcaactatcaaatttagggtttagaaacacaatgtcaatatagtgtatgaaatacatcaacacaaagacatgataatgtcaatacaatttcatattgacattgtacaagtATTGTATTCACATATTATATGtcgtgtattgatataaagctgttaacgaaatttataaaaattttcaagaaaaaattcaaattttgacatcggaacatatgcaagtgagatctcgttaaaatccttatgaaattatctttaatttgatatatgttgtgcgaaaaaataatttaaatcgagaaagttatatgcgttttaatgtcatgagatatttttcaaaggttagttacaactaatttgttgtaaattgaccttaatacccttattgacgtttttttgttgatcgtattgacatagGCGGATGATGTGgacccttgatttgaatatcgaatgactattatttaattgtagttagcaattaagtattgagttaacaatataacactccccacCCGTGCTATATGACATAAAATATGTAGTAGGATGATACATATAGAAAAAATTAATTGTGCTAAAGAAAATTTAAcagaatatattaaattaaaactcGAATGTAATATTTTATATGATTTATGTTaacttaaaatattttatactccctccgtcgcagCCTAAGTGagatgttttcctttttggtacgTCTCAacctaagtgagacgtttcATTTTTTGGCAACAATCAACTCattcctctctcctactttttcctcttatctctcctacttttacctctctcttactttattctctctttctctttcttactttttcatctctcttactttattatctctttttctttcttactttatcatctttcttacttttttcttcctttttttcttactttcctctctcttactttacttttaataatttaattcactaaacaccactacctaaattcttgtgccaaaatagaaacgtctcgcttagccggaacggagggagtactatattgaAATATGAAGTATTTGTAAAATGTTTTGTATGTATGATgtaatttttcaataaaaacaaGTACTCAACTTTTTTTGATATAGATGGAGTACATTTTCTTCGTAGGTTGTGCAtaacaaatttatttttcaaatagaATCAGACAGCGACGAAATCAATTTAATGCGGATAACCTAGATAATTTAAATTTCGAACTATATAATGCAATTAACAAAccctttttttatattaaaacttgaAAAATACCCATTGCCCCGTTTGCCGGAAAATCTCGCTGCGCCTCCACCACCGAACTTCCCTGCTCGTTTGCCCCTGCCTCTGTGATCTCCCTCCTGGATCCCTTGAATTATCCGTAATCGACGAGCATTTCCTCGGCATTTTCATTGGTAGACGTAAGCGTCGTTTATGCTGGAATCGTATTAGGATGATAAGCGTATCAGCATTCCAGAATTGTTGATTTGAAATTGCGAATCGTTGCTTGCGATCATGTCATCTTCGATCTGGCCGTATAATTCCGCCTCTGCCGCGTCTTCGTCGTCGAGTTTCCAGCAGCTCGTGCCTCCGCCTGTGGATACAGGCACTCCCGAAAAATTTCGTCCAAGGCAAAGGTTGAATTTCGTACCCCAATCCTACCTTAATTTTGCCTTATTTCCATGCATGGAGTTCGATCGGTGTACTCTGTtgctttttcttttcctctctcgcAATTTATTGGTGCATGATTGAATTGAGCTGATTTTATGTGTTTGCTGAAAACTCAAGATAAATTTTTCGTTAAAGCAATTTAATAAATTGGAGGCAATGAGCTAATTAAGATGCGGTGCGATAAATCAGTTGTTGTTTTTTTCTGTAAGACAGCATAATTCGGTGTTTAAATGTTATAGTTGCTGTTGAATTTAACTAATCTATCTCTATCATATGTTTGTTTAATAACTGTTCGAAAGATATGTAGCGCTAGTTGAGAATGGGCGTCAAGCCCTCTGTTTAATCACAGATCACTTTTGAGGGTTTAATAACAAGAATGTTTCTGCTTATGGTATTGGCATGATTTCTTTTGTGAAAGCAGAAGGGGTTTGAGCTACAAGGCTTTCGTCTGCTAGTATGTTTAGCTAAATATATGCTAGACATTCTATGCAATGAATAAATATGATGGTAATTTATTTTCAGCTTACCGGATAACAGATCTTtacacatatatatgtataatgtataagccttctttcttctctttcctcattaaaatattcaactacttttttctctctacttttatATCTCACCCAATAACTCcatctaaaatctcgtgccactcaagaatgtggtcatcttgattgggacatgAAGAGTACTATATATGTATCTTGTGGATGTGGTGCAGGCGTGCAACAGTGATTATTATATTTCAGCAAATTATCTGTTTGCGTGTTATTATATTTTAGCAAGTCTTTTGGATAGTCTCTAGGGGCTTTGATTCTCGCATTCTAGGTGctaaaatgtgattatatgTGCATTTTATAAGtaacacatttttttattacattttggATGTAGACCGTATCCTGGGATTATAACTATTTTACACTGCACCTATGTTGTTATTCTTAACTTATAACAGTTCTCTTTTTTCACTTATTTGGTAAGTTTGGCATTTTTGCAAAAGATGCCTGGCCTGGATGACTTGTTTCCAGGATTCGTATTAAGAAAGTTACAAGCAGTGACTTAGACTTTCATGACATTTGAGAAATTCATTTTAATCAAGATGATTCTATTATCATGTTGattctctattttttcttcCAAGTGCAGTTTCAGTAATGTATTCCAGTTGTTAGCTCAGAGAGAGGTATCTCCTCACAGAAAGCGTTCGGCCAGAAAATTTTGGGGCCAGGACTCCAGTCACTGTGCTGGTGCCTGCAGAACTAGATGTGAATCAGCCAAAGATGCTAGACAAGAACTTCGTTCATGGTATCTATGGTTTATCTGTTTTTATAGGGAATATAGTTGCTATCAAGGGTCATTGCTGCATATATCAGCAACAGGGTTGAATCAGGGTCACTGTAAACAATTGCTAATCGTTTAGAATCATCTTATTTGGACTATAGGGTGGAGTCAGGGTCATTGCTGCATATATCAGCCAAGTATTGTTCTCTACAGCCTCGACCTAGGTCAACAATTGCTGCAGCCTTTAGTCCTGACGGAAAGACACTTGCATCGACACAGTTactgcctctctctctctctctctccctctccttctcTGTATGTAGTATTATGTTGTTATATACAAAATCTCAGGTGCAAATTTAAAAGTAAGATCTTTGATTGTGGCAGCGGAGACCATACTGTGAAAATAATCAGTTGTCAAACTGGAAAATGCTTGAAAGTGTTAAGTGGTCATCGGAGGACTCCTTGGGTGGTAAGGCTGTTTTCTGATCTGCCAATTTGTTAATGAGACATTCGTGAATTGTGATAGCTGAAAATGCATGGAGTATGGACTATTATTTATTGAAGAAATATGATAAGAGATGTGGGTGCTAGAGAAGTGGACTGCTGATAGATTGATTTTTTACGTAGACGCTGCTTTTATTTGTTAGCCTAAGGTCATGTAAGCTCTTCATTTTTGGCTCAAGTTTGAGCATGTCCTACATGCAATACTTGCCTGATCATTTATATGAACTTCTAGCAGGTTAGATTTCATCCACTTTATCCTGACATTCTCGCTAGTGGAAGTCTTGACCATGAAGTTCGATTATGGGATGCAAAAGCTGCCAAGTGTATAGGATCGCGGAATTTTCGTAATTTTTGAAGACTTTTCTAAATTTAAGCTATTCAGTTTCTGTTTCTGTTCAGTTATAATATAAACCTTATCAAATTTCTTGCTGAAATACCTTTCATGCAGATCGTCCGATAGCTTCAATTGCATTCCATGCCAGAGGGGAAATTTTAGCTGTTGCCTCTGGTCACAAGGTTAGAAACCTAGATTGCGCACCTTTGATTCAGATTTTGAGGCTATATGCCGCTAACCTTTGCTTATGTGGCAGCTCTACATGTGGCATTACACCAAGGGACGCAACGCTTCCTCACCAACGACTATATTAAAGGCTCGCCGTACGCTTCGGGCTGTGCATTTCCACCCACATGCTACACCATTTCTTCTGACTGCTGAGGTATTTGTTCTGGTGGTGTTACAAAATTTATTATCGGTGATCAGTATGTAATACGGATTTTTCCAGGTCAATGATCTTGACTCATCTGACCTTTCAATGATCCCTGCAACTTCGCGTGGCTACTTGCACTACCCTCCCCCTACTATATATTTGGCAGACGAACATACAAACTATCAGTCAAATTCAAGAAATGATGTTCCCGCCATGCCTGTACCGTTTTTAATATGGCCCTCAATCAGCATAGGTGATGGGACTTCACAACaaagtgatgtggatattagcTCTTATGCTTCACAACAAAGGGTGGATACTTCTGCCTCTGTGCGATTGCTCACATATTCAACTCCATCTGGTCAATATGAGCTGGTATTGTCTCCGATAGAATCTAGTAGCTCTCAAGATGAGCGGCGAAATAATTATTCAACAAGGGAAATTGGAAATGCTGTTTCTGAGCATGCAAGGGATGCAACGGACACAGATATGCTAGCTCAAGCGAGAAGCAATCAGTTTTTCCCATTTGGTGACCCAGCAAATTGGGGGCTGCCATTTTTGCAGGGTTGGTTGATTGGTCAAAGCCAAGCTGGCCAACGTACAATGCACTCACAAAATGGAGACAGTAATGAAGGTCTGCCTTCCCATAGTACTATAGGGGACCTATCAACAGTCGTTCGTCCAGTATCTCCTAGTACAGGCAGTAATTTAAGGATTCCTAGAAGATCTGGCTTGCGCAACCAGTCTCGACGCACCCGTGCAATATCAACAGCAAGATCTGGATATACTGCTGCTTTTAACAATATCCAACCTGATCAGAGCAATGCACAGCCTTTCATGAACCAAATCCAGTCTGAGGTTGCCACATCACTGGCTGCGGCTGCTGAGTTGCCTTGTACCGTAAAGCTTAGAATATGgtcttataatttaaaaaatccatCCGCACCTCTTGATTCAGGACGATGTCAGTTAATAATTCCTCATGCCGTACTTTGTAGGTATGGATGTTGCAGAATTCACCTAATTATTAGCTTTGAAAATTGGATTGTTCTATATTCTTACATGGAATATGTTTTTGCAGTGAAATGGGTGCTCATTTTTCACCTTGTGGAAGGTTTTTGGCAGTCTGTGTAGCATGCATTCTACCAACAATGAATGTTGATCCAGGGTTTAATAGCCCAATTCATGGTGTAATCGAGGCCTCAACATCACCTACTCGACATCCGATTTCAGCTCAACGGGTTATGTATGAGCTAAGGATATATTCCCTTGAAAAGAGCACGTGAGTctgtttcttttgtttttgctgCAATAGTGCAATCTTACATAATcaaccaaataaaataaattcataaagGGATGATGACTCTGTTCCTGTAGATTTGGATCTGTTCTGGCCTCTCGGGCAATCAGAGCTGCTCACTGTTTGACATCAATACAGGTTAGTTGTATTGCAGGATTCAATCGAAATTATGAGCTTGAAATTGAACATTGTTTTGGGTGCAACCTGCTCTTAAATATTGTATATTGAACATCTGTTGTAAGGTCTGTTTCAAAAACGAATTTCTGAGATATTTAGTTCAGATATCTCTATTGTTTTCGAGTGATTTTATGAAGTTTGAGGTTGTCCAGTTAAAGTAGAtaagtagtatttattttgaaacTGCTAGTAATAGATACAGATTCTGCAAACACTACACTGTTATGTTTCATGGTAGAATATGGATGCACAATATTTACTGAGTAGGTTGGTGAAATAGTGCATATGTGGCTCTCAGATCTAGCTAATATTCTTACCCATTTACTTGTGCTGGTCTTCTCTGTAAGGTAATTCTTTTGGGTTAGTTGGTACTTGCATATACTTTTGAAGAGATCTAGTTTGTTGctatataaaataaatgtagGAGAAGCTGGGTATAACTGGAGTAGGCCAATGACATTAATTGCCAGTACCTACATAAATATATATCCTATCTTTGTGTCTCTTGGGCTAGGTTCTACAGGTGCATGATGTTCCATTATCTTGCTTCCAGTTATGGCACTGTGCTTTTCTCGATCAAGCTGTTTTTATATGCATTCTCTGCTGGAGATAAAGTCATTTGTTTGATTTGATGATGTCGATTTCGCTGGTGTATTGAAATCTTTATTGTTTGCTCAAATTTATACTATTAATATGCATGTTTTCCATGGGAAGTCGATGTGTTATGTCCTTTTTTATTGGCTTGCAGTTTTCTCCAAACTCTGAGCATCTTTTACTTGCCTATGGTCGGCGCCATAGTTCACTTCTTAAAAGTGTTGTCATTGGTGGAGATACAACAGTACCCATATACACTATTCTGGAGGTAAGCTGTTTcatgaattataattttgatgtTCTTTTGCTTTTGCAGGTTTCACATGATTTGCACCGGCTGtttatctttctattttttatgcTGTACAATCAATTGTGAATTTGGAAATACTTGCATCACAAGATTTACTTGCTAAAGCCTTGTCAAGGACATGATGGCCATAGAATTGAGTGTTACTATTACTACGTATTGTGTTTTCCATGTCTCTGAGATCTTTGGTGATCTTACAGATCTATAGAGTTTCTGATATGAAACTTGTGCGAGTTCTTCCAAGTGCAGAGGATGAGGTTAATGTAGCATGTTTCCACCCTTTAGTTGGAGGCGGGCTTGTATACGGAACCAAGGTAAAGAAGAAAACTAATTCGTATGTTTTTCAAGTTTATGAATCTGTTTTTTACtttaaatatgttttttttaacgTGCCAGGAAGGAAAGCTGAGGATCCTTCAATGTGATGGTTCGCTCGGCTTCAGTTCCAAGAAATCCCTCATTCCAGATGATAATAACATGGTGGAGGTAGAGAATGCTTGTGTGCTAATCAATAATAATGTATAGGTTTAATTATGATTTTGGCAATCCATTAGTTGAAGCACTTAATGATTATAGCATGTTCATACCTAAATCATGTATTTCCTCTTCAATTGCTTATAtcatagtataattttatttgttttggttGAAGGTTCCAACATCGGCATGGGAAAGTTGATCGTGGTATCTCACATTATGCACCCTAGAACTCACACGGTTAGTTAGATCTATCTTCTTTAGTATAGTATATGATGTGAACTCAATTTTGTGCGAGGATAAATGTTCAATGTAATAAACACCTGGTTCAGTACTCAGGTGCTGTGTTGGATAAAATTGAGGTAGCTCTATTAAAAGAATGATAACCAGCTTCTTATTCGCACAATCCAGACTCATGAAGCATGGGATTATGACGCGGAAGCTGTCATCAAATATGTCTTTAAGGCCGAGGATTTGCTCTAACAAGCTCAACGGTGTTTCTTGTTTGTAGCAGGCTGGTTCCCAATCTAACAAGTCGCGAAGTTGACAATTTGCTAAAGAGGAATGCTAAGAAGTAGAGAAGGAATAGGTTGTGCTGATGCGGTGGTCGATTTTGCATTTTGCCGATCACCGGCTAATTTAGCTACTGTGAGTGTGTATTCTTTGGGCAATTCTGCAGAATGCCTTATTGATTATTGATTTGAGAGGAAGGGACTAATCTTAATATTCCCTTTTATATCAACATTCTGGTTTCTGATGAATTAAAAACTGTGTGTGGAattcattcacactcacatctTCTGCTTTTATCATCAACACATGCTTCAACTGCAAAATTTATATCTCAATTTTCTTGTGAGTGGCTAATTAACAATTTTAGGAGAGCATAGCACGATTTTTTATTTGACAAAATGGTCGTAaagtttatttgttttttatttttattttggaagtTAAGGCCAAATGAAACATCAAGCGTATTGCGAAATTAGGGTTTGCTAAAATAGAGATTTCATCATTGTATGAGAGAGCAACAAAATATATGTGAAGATCGAATCTGCTAAATCGTATTTCCA
Coding sequences within:
- the LOC121773545 gene encoding uncharacterized protein LOC121773545 isoform X1; this encodes MSSSIWPYNSASAASSSSSFQQLVPPPVDTGTPEKFRPRQSFSNVFQLLAQREVSPHRKRSARKFWGQDSSHCAGACRTRCESAKDARQELRSWVESGSLLHISAKYCSLQPRPRSTIAAAFSPDGKTLASTHGDHTVKIISCQTGKCLKVLSGHRRTPWVQVRFHPLYPDILASGSLDHEVRLWDAKAAKCIGSRNFHRPIASIAFHARGEILAVASGHKLYMWHYTKGRNASSPTTILKARRTLRAVHFHPHATPFLLTAEVNDLDSSDLSMIPATSRGYLHYPPPTIYLADEHTNYQSNSRNDVPAMPVPFLIWPSISIGDGTSQQSDVDISSYASQQRVDTSASVRLLTYSTPSGQYELVLSPIESSSSQDERRNNYSTREIGNAVSEHARDATDTDMLAQARSNQFFPFGDPANWGLPFLQGWLIGQSQAGQRTMHSQNGDSNEGLPSHSTIGDLSTVVRPVSPSTGSNLRIPRRSGLRNQSRRTRAISTARSGYTAAFNNIQPDQSNAQPFMNQIQSEVATSLAAAAELPCTVKLRIWSYNLKNPSAPLDSGRCQLIIPHAVLCSEMGAHFSPCGRFLAVCVACILPTMNVDPGFNSPIHGVIEASTSPTRHPISAQRVMYELRIYSLEKSTFGSVLASRAIRAAHCLTSIQFSPNSEHLLLAYGRRHSSLLKSVVIGGDTTVPIYTILEIYRVSDMKLVRVLPSAEDEVNVACFHPLVGGGLVYGTKEGKLRILQCDGSLGFSSKKSLIPDDNNMVEVPTSAWES
- the LOC121773545 gene encoding uncharacterized protein LOC121773545 isoform X2, whose product is MSSSIWPYNSASAASSSSSFQQLVPPPVDTGTPEKFRPRQSFSNVFQLLAQREVSPHRKRSARKFWGQDSSHCAGACRTRCESAKDARQELRSWVESGSLLHISAKYCSLQPRPRSTIAAAFSPDGKTLASTHGDHTVKIISCQTGKCLKVLSGHRRTPWVVRFHPLYPDILASGSLDHEVRLWDAKAAKCIGSRNFHRPIASIAFHARGEILAVASGHKLYMWHYTKGRNASSPTTILKARRTLRAVHFHPHATPFLLTAEVNDLDSSDLSMIPATSRGYLHYPPPTIYLADEHTNYQSNSRNDVPAMPVPFLIWPSISIGDGTSQQSDVDISSYASQQRVDTSASVRLLTYSTPSGQYELVLSPIESSSSQDERRNNYSTREIGNAVSEHARDATDTDMLAQARSNQFFPFGDPANWGLPFLQGWLIGQSQAGQRTMHSQNGDSNEGLPSHSTIGDLSTVVRPVSPSTGSNLRIPRRSGLRNQSRRTRAISTARSGYTAAFNNIQPDQSNAQPFMNQIQSEVATSLAAAAELPCTVKLRIWSYNLKNPSAPLDSGRCQLIIPHAVLCSEMGAHFSPCGRFLAVCVACILPTMNVDPGFNSPIHGVIEASTSPTRHPISAQRVMYELRIYSLEKSTFGSVLASRAIRAAHCLTSIQFSPNSEHLLLAYGRRHSSLLKSVVIGGDTTVPIYTILEIYRVSDMKLVRVLPSAEDEVNVACFHPLVGGGLVYGTKEGKLRILQCDGSLGFSSKKSLIPDDNNMVEVPTSAWES